A DNA window from uncultured Methanoregula sp. contains the following coding sequences:
- a CDS encoding inorganic phosphate transporter, with translation MIEATWELIVIIIGIALVFDFTNGFHDSANSISTVVSTKALSPRNAVVFAAFFNFIAAFGFGIAVADTIAKIIQYEVVPISVIPYVVLGALAGAISWNLITWFFGLPTSSSHALIGGMVGAGIAAAGLAAIKWSTVELVVTFMILSPIIGLACGFAFMVAVLWTTRKANKQSAEKNFKSLQLVSAAANCFSHGTNDAQKTIGVIIPLLFAIGYYGVAADSNHLTAPFWVIILAYTAIALGTLAGGWRIVKTMGYNIIKMRPVHGFAANAASASTIIGASIAGIPVSTTHIICTSIMGVGTTMGSNAVKWGVARTIMWAWILTIPISALIGFVAFAVIRVFVGY, from the coding sequence ATGATCGAAGCCACATGGGAACTCATCGTCATCATCATCGGCATTGCGCTTGTCTTTGATTTCACCAACGGGTTCCATGATTCCGCGAACTCGATCTCGACCGTGGTCTCGACCAAGGCCCTGTCACCCCGGAATGCGGTAGTATTTGCAGCGTTTTTTAACTTTATCGCTGCGTTCGGTTTTGGTATCGCGGTCGCAGATACCATCGCCAAGATCATCCAGTACGAGGTAGTGCCGATAAGCGTAATCCCCTATGTGGTTCTCGGTGCACTCGCCGGTGCCATCTCCTGGAACCTCATCACCTGGTTCTTCGGGCTTCCTACCTCGTCGTCCCATGCCCTGATCGGGGGGATGGTGGGGGCGGGAATCGCAGCTGCCGGGCTTGCGGCAATAAAGTGGTCCACAGTCGAACTGGTGGTCACGTTCATGATCCTCTCGCCAATCATCGGGCTTGCCTGCGGATTTGCTTTTATGGTTGCGGTGCTCTGGACAACCAGGAAGGCAAACAAACAGTCGGCGGAAAAGAACTTCAAGAGCCTGCAGCTGGTCTCCGCGGCGGCAAACTGTTTCAGCCACGGAACGAACGATGCACAGAAGACGATAGGCGTCATCATCCCGCTCCTCTTCGCGATCGGCTATTACGGTGTTGCGGCCGACTCAAATCACCTGACCGCCCCGTTCTGGGTCATCATCCTTGCCTACACGGCAATCGCGCTCGGAACCCTTGCCGGGGGATGGCGGATCGTCAAGACAATGGGGTACAATATCATCAAGATGCGACCGGTTCACGGCTTCGCTGCCAATGCTGCAAGCGCATCGACCATCATCGGGGCATCCATTGCCGGGATACCGGTCAGCACCACCCATATCATCTGCACATCGATCATGGGGGTCGGGACCACCATGGGTTCGAACGCGGTGAAGTGGGGGGTTGCCCGGACGATCATGTGGGCCTGGATCCTCACGATCCCGATCAGTGCACTCATCGGGTTTGTGGCGTTTGCCGTGATCCGGGTATTTGTCGGGTACTGA
- a CDS encoding response regulator — protein MPTRIFIVEDDEIIVHLISEILTMKGYAIAGSASSGDEVLSKIPETPCDVILMDIGLKGDADGITVARTLSTRVRTPIIFVTGQFDDQILERAKTPNTYGYIIKPFTANDLCSNIEIALFNYRLRSGPAREPEPVAAGEIRPAASAPIPAARNGAVPAQSHTRQEGLKHLYDHGLHYQSKGNYDRALQYFIEILQQDPADPSIWVEKGDVLHNLGRTSEALAAIDTALCLDPASEYALCKKSRVLCSAGRQEDALATIEVALTITRDPRALFVEKGLILHELGRNEEAIGILDHAIEMNRKSGYALGAKGRILGKLGMNREALAAFGTALSIEPKNVSLWMDLIRLFEQKRNYHTALNIIQMAIEKNPENAILVMKRENLLTRTIPVT, from the coding sequence ATGCCGACCCGCATCTTCATTGTGGAGGATGATGAGATAATCGTCCACCTCATCTCGGAGATCCTCACGATGAAGGGCTATGCCATCGCCGGTTCTGCAAGCTCCGGGGACGAAGTGCTCTCAAAGATCCCAGAAACTCCGTGCGATGTGATCCTGATGGATATCGGCCTCAAAGGGGATGCCGATGGCATAACCGTTGCCCGCACCTTAAGCACGCGGGTCCGCACCCCCATCATCTTTGTGACCGGCCAGTTCGATGACCAGATCCTTGAAAGAGCCAAGACGCCGAACACGTACGGCTACATCATCAAACCCTTTACTGCAAACGACCTCTGCTCCAATATTGAGATTGCACTCTTCAATTACCGGCTCCGTTCAGGACCGGCCAGGGAACCGGAGCCGGTTGCAGCAGGAGAGATCAGACCCGCGGCTTCTGCGCCCATCCCGGCCGCCCGGAACGGAGCAGTGCCGGCCCAATCCCATACAAGGCAGGAAGGACTCAAACATCTCTATGATCACGGACTTCATTACCAGTCCAAAGGCAATTACGACCGGGCCCTGCAGTACTTCATCGAGATCTTACAGCAGGATCCGGCTGATCCTTCCATCTGGGTGGAAAAAGGGGATGTTCTCCACAACCTGGGAAGGACCAGCGAGGCACTCGCGGCCATCGACACGGCTCTTTGCCTGGATCCGGCAAGCGAATATGCCCTGTGCAAGAAGAGCCGGGTCCTCTGCAGTGCCGGCCGGCAGGAGGACGCGCTCGCTACGATAGAAGTAGCACTTACCATTACCCGCGATCCCCGGGCACTTTTTGTGGAAAAAGGACTGATCCTGCACGAGCTGGGACGAAACGAGGAGGCGATCGGGATCCTGGATCACGCGATCGAGATGAACCGGAAAAGCGGTTATGCCCTTGGTGCGAAAGGCCGGATCCTGGGAAAACTCGGCATGAACCGGGAGGCCCTGGCCGCATTCGGGACAGCGCTGAGCATCGAGCCAAAGAATGTCTCTCTCTGGATGGATCTCATACGGCTCTTTGAACAGAAACGGAATTACCATACAGCCCTCAACATCATCCAGATGGCGATCGAGAAGAACCCGGAGAATGCGATCCTCGTAATGAAGAGAGAGAACCTGCTGACCAGGACAATCCCGGTAACCTGA
- a CDS encoding ATP-binding protein, producing the protein MKIRTRTRIILVATLVAFLLVLAFITQSVIIQSFGVIEEQETTSHVQRFISQINNEIEDVAATCRDWAGREETREIFTGPDGMSDPSRIFQPVSMKNLGIDYIIVYNASGKRVFSETISKDGTAVREAPAGIDTIVYDSIIPHGMPGGISGRRGFSTINNDPVILAGYPIPSANESPSSGGTLVMARLLDAERIGDIDQMLQLDGTLVPYNPKTADGGLTAAEQARAKDGAIVVRAVSEKELDGSAIITGIENKPSFLLMKIATPRPVNQEVTKSILILAAALVLLSIIFVLVVQLLLQKFILAPLSDLDAGMKSIRDSGDLSLRMAESGDDEVLSLTRSLNQMLDQVQQQRDEMHNLLDEIEQQRDDLRDARQSLAERNQDLEELNRKANLYLDIYLDAITYEILNAIMGLRGYAEMFRQTAEESQKKFSDKIIALAKKSDEVIRNIETISRIYKNPPEIRSVDLLTIIKKEMDSRSGSCITVEHCDRAVLANDMLGVIFDNLFSNSLKFGGQDTRITVSARDTPEGLLEISVSDTGPGIPDAMKPLVFDRFMQNSRQRSSYGLGLHIVKMLVESYGGSVWAEDRIAGDKQSGAAIRFTLRIA; encoded by the coding sequence ATGAAGATACGGACCCGCACCCGGATTATCCTTGTCGCCACCCTGGTGGCATTCCTTCTCGTCCTGGCTTTCATCACCCAGTCCGTTATCATCCAGTCTTTCGGGGTCATTGAAGAGCAGGAGACCACGTCCCATGTCCAGCGTTTTATCTCCCAGATCAATAATGAGATAGAAGATGTTGCAGCCACCTGCCGGGACTGGGCCGGCCGCGAGGAGACCCGAGAGATCTTCACCGGTCCCGACGGGATGTCGGATCCCTCCCGGATCTTCCAGCCGGTCTCGATGAAGAACCTCGGCATCGATTATATCATCGTCTATAATGCCAGCGGGAAGCGGGTCTTCTCAGAAACCATCTCCAAGGATGGGACTGCAGTCCGGGAAGCTCCTGCGGGAATTGACACGATCGTCTATGACAGCATCATTCCCCACGGGATGCCCGGCGGCATCTCCGGGCGGAGAGGTTTTTCCACCATCAACAATGATCCCGTGATCCTTGCCGGCTATCCGATCCCGTCCGCGAACGAGTCCCCGTCTTCCGGAGGGACTCTGGTCATGGCCCGTCTCCTGGATGCAGAACGGATCGGGGACATCGACCAGATGCTCCAGCTGGATGGAACGCTTGTCCCTTACAACCCGAAAACTGCCGACGGGGGCCTCACCGCAGCGGAACAGGCGCGGGCAAAAGACGGCGCGATCGTTGTACGGGCTGTCAGCGAAAAGGAGCTGGACGGTTCAGCCATCATCACCGGAATCGAGAACAAACCCTCCTTCCTTTTAATGAAAATTGCAACCCCCCGGCCGGTCAACCAGGAAGTTACCAAATCCATCCTGATTCTGGCCGCAGCCCTCGTTCTTCTCAGCATCATCTTCGTGCTCGTTGTCCAGCTCCTCCTGCAGAAATTCATCCTTGCCCCCTTGAGCGATCTTGACGCCGGTATGAAATCCATCCGGGATTCCGGGGATCTCTCCCTGCGGATGGCGGAGTCCGGCGACGACGAGGTGCTCTCCCTCACCCGCTCCCTCAACCAGATGCTCGACCAGGTCCAGCAGCAGCGGGATGAGATGCACAATCTTCTTGACGAGATCGAACAGCAGCGGGACGATCTCCGGGATGCGCGTCAGTCCCTGGCAGAACGGAACCAGGATCTTGAAGAGCTGAACCGGAAGGCAAATCTCTACCTGGATATCTATCTCGATGCGATCACGTACGAGATCCTGAATGCCATCATGGGCCTTCGCGGGTATGCGGAGATGTTCCGGCAGACTGCCGAAGAATCTCAAAAGAAATTTTCTGACAAGATAATCGCACTTGCAAAGAAGAGCGACGAGGTGATCCGGAATATCGAGACGATCAGCCGGATTTACAAGAACCCGCCCGAGATAAGATCCGTGGATCTTCTGACCATCATCAAAAAGGAGATGGATTCCCGGTCCGGATCCTGCATAACGGTGGAGCACTGCGACCGTGCGGTGCTTGCCAACGATATGCTCGGCGTTATCTTTGACAATCTCTTCTCCAACAGTCTCAAGTTCGGGGGCCAGGATACCCGGATAACCGTCAGCGCCCGGGACACTCCCGAGGGATTGCTGGAAATATCGGTCAGCGATACCGGGCCGGGGATTCCCGATGCCATGAAACCGCTTGTGTTTGACCGGTTCATGCAGAATTCCCGCCAGCGGAGCAGCTACGGGCTCGGGCTCCATATCGTCAAGATGCTTGTTGAAAGCTACGGGGGATCCGTCTGGGCCGAGGATCGCATTGCCGGGGACAAGCAGTCCGGTGCAGCGATCCGGTTTACCCTGCGGATTGCCTGA
- a CDS encoding PhoU domain-containing protein, giving the protein MEIRRVQMTGGSSFVVTLPKDWAESQKIKKNDPVGLMVQPDGTLIVTKKITEEPVQRTKEIDVGTVSDPAFLFRLLIGTYITGFSMIRLSSKQRFPPFVRTVVRDFTQMTIGQEVVEETEDVIAIKDLLNPAEMPFDNTIRRMFVIVKTMHEDAITALATQNHDLADDVIARDMDADRLNWLIARQTNMIMQNNALSRKMGISPGMAMHYYILSRIIERVGDHAVRIAENTQPIIDAGLDKKIADALKKASAMSLEIFDRSIVSFFNTDMKEAHRNIESIAALENICGDINNMVLKQDTLVAIHVGYVAESIRRCGEYAGDISETVINLLVEDEPVTTRTKPGK; this is encoded by the coding sequence ATGGAGATACGGCGGGTGCAGATGACCGGGGGCTCATCGTTTGTGGTGACGCTCCCCAAGGACTGGGCGGAGAGCCAGAAGATCAAGAAGAACGATCCGGTGGGACTGATGGTCCAGCCGGACGGGACGCTGATCGTGACCAAGAAGATCACCGAAGAGCCGGTCCAGCGGACAAAAGAGATCGATGTCGGTACGGTCTCGGACCCGGCCTTTTTGTTCCGGCTCCTCATCGGGACGTACATCACCGGGTTTTCGATGATCCGACTCAGTTCGAAACAGCGGTTCCCTCCGTTTGTCCGGACAGTTGTGCGGGATTTCACCCAGATGACCATCGGCCAGGAAGTGGTCGAGGAGACCGAGGATGTCATTGCGATAAAAGATCTCCTGAATCCTGCCGAGATGCCGTTTGACAATACCATCCGGCGGATGTTTGTGATCGTCAAGACCATGCACGAGGATGCGATAACCGCCCTTGCCACGCAGAACCACGACCTGGCAGACGATGTCATCGCCCGCGACATGGATGCCGACCGGCTCAACTGGCTCATCGCACGCCAGACCAACATGATCATGCAGAACAATGCCCTCTCCCGGAAGATGGGCATCTCGCCCGGTATGGCCATGCATTATTACATACTCAGCCGGATCATCGAGCGGGTGGGCGACCATGCGGTCCGGATTGCAGAAAACACCCAGCCGATCATCGATGCCGGCCTTGACAAAAAGATCGCTGATGCACTCAAAAAGGCTAGCGCCATGTCCCTTGAGATCTTCGACCGGAGTATTGTCTCGTTCTTCAACACCGATATGAAAGAAGCCCACCGGAACATCGAATCGATTGCAGCCCTTGAGAATATCTGCGGCGATATCAACAACATGGTCTTGAAGCAGGACACGCTCGTCGCCATCCATGTCGGCTATGTTGCAGAGAGTATCCGACGGTGCGGGGAATATGCCGGCGACATCTCCGAGACCGTCATCAACCTGCTTGTTGAAGATGAGCCGGTGACAACCAGGACAAAGCCCGGCAAATAA
- a CDS encoding zinc ribbon domain-containing protein: MQAPLNKRPDKVIRFPHNALLQTRWIGVDLNTTGHAVVAADPVTGKVLKLGKKLHYAQTSQTQNCTKLYRVGKLWKLKKNKSREKKEFKSALHKIARQIVGFAESFCAGVKFEKLFSYRYFNHRSCEESYEFSFENNSFVTLLNLIEKRALARGIPVEYVNPMNTSKRCSRCGAFGRRVRKRFECPQCGRVIHADVNAALNIAATPCASDKTELIQVRANRKMMRKLARAGQFNPAGRSPRITESSGNRELLAPWSEIPAIPGEAG, from the coding sequence ATGCAGGCACCGTTGAACAAGAGACCAGACAAGGTGATCAGATTTCCTCACAATGCACTGCTGCAAACCCGCTGGATTGGCGTTGATCTGAATACAACCGGCCATGCCGTTGTTGCTGCCGATCCTGTGACCGGGAAGGTCCTGAAACTGGGAAAAAAACTGCATTATGCACAAACTTCACAAACACAGAACTGTACGAAACTCTACCGGGTAGGAAAACTCTGGAAGCTCAAAAAGAACAAGAGCCGCGAGAAGAAAGAGTTCAAATCCGCCCTTCACAAGATCGCCCGGCAGATTGTTGGTTTTGCAGAGTCCTTCTGCGCCGGGGTAAAATTCGAGAAACTCTTCTCGTACCGGTATTTCAATCACCGGAGCTGCGAGGAATCGTACGAATTCTCTTTTGAGAACAACTCCTTTGTAACCCTGCTGAACCTGATTGAAAAACGGGCGCTCGCACGGGGAATCCCTGTCGAGTATGTCAATCCCATGAACACGTCCAAGAGATGCAGCAGGTGCGGTGCGTTCGGGAGAAGGGTACGCAAGCGGTTCGAATGCCCGCAGTGCGGCCGGGTGATCCATGCCGACGTGAATGCCGCGCTCAACATAGCTGCAACGCCCTGCGCTTCCGATAAGACCGAACTGATTCAGGTCCGGGCAAACCGGAAGATGATGCGGAAACTGGCCCGGGCCGGGCAGTTCAATCCAGCAGGCAGAAGCCCCCGGATTACGGAGTCTTCCGGCAACCGGGAACTGCTCGCCCCGTGGAGCGAAATTCCGGCGATTCCGGGGGAAGCCGGGTAA
- a CDS encoding arsenate reductase ArsC produces MEKKTVLFVCSFNSVRSQIAQGLLNARCNDRYTAYSAGIAPAGLNPYAVAVMKEVGIDISSQKSRRLADYNGVRFDYVVTMCDGVKTAVAGSIPEGVTMIHRGFVSPSEIRKDKDLVLADFRKLRNSINDWLSELFPD; encoded by the coding sequence ATGGAAAAGAAGACCGTGCTCTTTGTCTGTTCGTTCAATTCGGTCAGGTCGCAGATAGCCCAGGGCCTTCTCAATGCCAGATGCAATGACCGCTATACTGCATACTCCGCCGGTATCGCCCCGGCGGGACTGAACCCGTATGCCGTTGCCGTGATGAAGGAAGTGGGAATCGACATCTCGTCCCAGAAGTCCAGAAGACTCGCGGACTATAACGGAGTGAGATTCGATTACGTTGTCACCATGTGCGATGGCGTAAAAACGGCAGTTGCCGGATCCATCCCGGAAGGCGTCACCATGATCCACCGGGGATTTGTCAGCCCTTCGGAAATCCGGAAGGATAAAGACCTGGTACTTGCGGATTTCCGCAAACTCCGAAACAGCATCAATGACTGGCTCTCTGAACTATTCCCGGATTAA
- a CDS encoding inorganic phosphate transporter → MEPLILFGIILALALAFVNGLNDASHSIATVVATRALSPAKAVFFTALCNMAGPFIFTTAVAATIGTAIVTASALTPASIIVAMGAAILLIFVATRAGLPLSSSNAMVGGLMGAGVAVGGIGAIILPSSATVVQVILFGLLGAIAGACILGALTATLREDIRLGILLGAICGGTIIIPVLMVAGVLKLSGLLVIGLFIFISPILGMVAAFTFDIIITHLFQHSRQNRMRRIFQPLHVLTCLLQATAHGGNDGQNAIGLITALLVASGTLAVFAVPPPVMLAGAIAIGLGTCFGGWQVVEKMAKEITKIRPYQGFCAATASSGTLVMETLYGIPVSSTHAINGAIIGVGATRGKDAVQWRVVREMMTAWIITIPLAFVVAFLGYLIISAAVGLAGMA, encoded by the coding sequence ATGGAACCCCTCATATTGTTCGGGATCATCCTTGCGCTCGCTCTCGCGTTCGTCAACGGGCTCAACGATGCTTCGCATTCGATCGCTACCGTTGTCGCAACACGAGCGCTCTCCCCGGCAAAAGCGGTTTTTTTCACGGCACTCTGCAACATGGCAGGCCCGTTCATCTTCACAACCGCGGTGGCCGCAACGATCGGGACGGCGATCGTCACCGCAAGCGCCCTAACTCCGGCATCGATAATTGTGGCCATGGGAGCAGCGATACTCCTGATCTTTGTCGCAACCCGGGCCGGCCTTCCCCTCTCCAGCAGCAATGCCATGGTCGGGGGACTGATGGGAGCCGGCGTTGCGGTCGGGGGCATCGGTGCAATTATTCTCCCGTCTTCAGCAACCGTTGTGCAGGTCATTTTATTTGGCCTTCTGGGGGCGATCGCAGGAGCGTGTATCCTGGGGGCCCTGACAGCGACACTCCGGGAGGATATCCGCCTCGGAATACTTCTCGGGGCAATCTGCGGCGGTACGATCATCATCCCGGTCCTGATGGTTGCCGGCGTTCTCAAACTTTCCGGCCTGCTCGTGATCGGGCTCTTCATCTTCATCTCGCCCATTCTCGGGATGGTGGCGGCCTTCACGTTCGACATCATCATCACTCACCTCTTCCAGCACTCCCGCCAGAACCGGATGAGGAGGATCTTCCAGCCGCTGCATGTACTCACCTGCCTCCTCCAGGCAACCGCTCATGGCGGGAACGACGGCCAGAATGCAATCGGCCTGATAACGGCGCTGCTCGTGGCATCCGGAACCCTTGCAGTATTTGCCGTTCCGCCCCCCGTTATGCTTGCCGGGGCAATCGCAATTGGCCTCGGCACCTGTTTTGGGGGATGGCAGGTTGTTGAGAAAATGGCAAAGGAGATCACCAAGATCCGCCCGTACCAGGGGTTCTGCGCAGCAACCGCAAGCAGCGGCACGCTCGTGATGGAGACGCTTTACGGGATTCCGGTCTCCTCAACGCATGCGATCAATGGCGCCATCATCGGCGTCGGGGCAACGCGGGGAAAGGATGCAGTCCAGTGGCGGGTGGTCCGGGAGATGATGACTGCGTGGATCATCACTATTCCCCTTGCATTTGTTGTTGCGTTCCTGGGCTACCTGATAATCTCGGCTGCCGTTGGCCTGGCCGGGATGGCCTGA
- a CDS encoding response regulator: MVHVLYVDDEECLLDICQMFLRQMGNISVDIAQSVDAGLALVSQNEYDAIISDYEMPVKNGIDFLKTLRSLGNRTPFIVFTGRGREEIVIDAFNSGADFYLQKGGEMKSQFAELIHKVTIAVERKQGEHELENSNSLLRATLESTADGIVVVDSNGSVSVFNRKFLQMWNLAEGSEGTKTEQAFLEHIRDQVSDFAAFEKSLVQVRNNPDSGSYDIIHCRDGRVFRRFSQAQKIGNRIAGRVWSYRDITGQNRAQPELCSAREEIPSAEGERKENYSGRAENAGIVYASGEKYGPVFHATSCPLILVDPQSLGILDINSAAAGLYGYGREEMLSLALDQLSAEPGPDLRNLCDIAPDASQHLQKKKNSSVFPAEISASPACIGSRPVLIIAVRDLSRTKQREDALALSNRKLNILFGITRHDILNKLSALSGYNELLQARIADPPISTMLEKQQKTIDDIWKQIEFTKEYDTLGMNSPRWYRVDEISGRAYSQILQPVTFACETRNVEIYADPMMEKVFYNLFDNALRYGEGISKIRLSWAQAGEDLRILFEDNGIGIANGEKERIFERGYGKNTGLGLFLTREILSLTGMTIRETGEFQKGARFEIRVPSGNFRLLKPVTESQDYGNRRQALIEE; encoded by the coding sequence ATGGTTCACGTTCTCTATGTTGATGATGAGGAATGCCTGCTCGATATCTGCCAGATGTTTCTTCGCCAGATGGGAAACATATCCGTGGATATTGCGCAATCCGTTGATGCCGGGCTGGCTCTCGTCTCACAGAATGAGTATGACGCAATCATCTCTGATTACGAGATGCCGGTCAAGAACGGCATAGATTTTTTAAAGACCCTTCGCTCCCTGGGGAACCGGACCCCGTTCATCGTCTTTACGGGTCGGGGCCGGGAAGAGATTGTGATCGATGCCTTCAACTCCGGTGCGGATTTCTATCTCCAGAAAGGCGGGGAGATGAAAAGCCAGTTTGCCGAGCTGATTCATAAGGTCACTATTGCCGTGGAACGGAAGCAGGGAGAGCATGAGCTTGAGAACTCCAACTCGCTCCTCAGGGCCACCCTGGAATCCACGGCCGATGGCATTGTTGTGGTGGATTCGAACGGGTCTGTCTCGGTGTTCAACCGGAAATTCCTGCAGATGTGGAATCTGGCCGAGGGGTCGGAGGGAACAAAAACCGAACAGGCATTTCTGGAGCATATCCGCGATCAGGTCTCCGATTTTGCAGCCTTTGAAAAATCCCTTGTCCAGGTGCGCAACAATCCGGATTCCGGCAGTTACGATATCATCCATTGCCGGGACGGGCGGGTCTTCCGCAGGTTCTCGCAGGCCCAGAAGATCGGCAACCGGATTGCCGGACGGGTCTGGAGCTACCGGGATATCACCGGACAGAACCGGGCCCAACCGGAATTGTGTTCAGCCCGTGAGGAGATCCCTTCTGCCGAAGGTGAGCGTAAGGAAAATTATTCCGGACGTGCGGAGAATGCGGGCATTGTATACGCGAGCGGGGAAAAATACGGCCCGGTCTTCCATGCCACATCCTGCCCGCTCATTCTTGTTGATCCGCAGTCGCTTGGAATTCTCGACATAAATTCCGCTGCTGCCGGGTTGTACGGGTATGGGAGGGAAGAGATGCTCTCCCTGGCCCTGGACCAGTTGTCAGCAGAGCCCGGGCCGGATCTCCGGAACCTCTGCGACATCGCACCGGATGCCAGCCAGCATCTCCAGAAAAAGAAGAACTCATCGGTGTTCCCGGCAGAGATCTCCGCATCCCCGGCCTGTATCGGCAGCCGCCCGGTTCTCATCATCGCGGTCCGGGATCTTTCCCGGACAAAACAGCGGGAGGATGCTCTTGCGCTCTCGAACCGGAAACTCAATATCCTGTTCGGGATTACCCGCCACGATATCTTGAACAAACTCTCCGCGCTCTCGGGTTACAACGAGCTCCTTCAGGCAAGGATTGCCGATCCCCCCATCAGCACGATGCTTGAAAAGCAACAGAAAACCATCGATGATATCTGGAAGCAGATCGAGTTCACCAAGGAGTACGATACCCTGGGAATGAATTCCCCCCGGTGGTACCGGGTTGACGAGATCTCGGGCCGGGCCTATTCGCAGATCCTGCAGCCGGTTACGTTCGCGTGTGAGACCCGGAATGTCGAGATCTATGCAGATCCGATGATGGAGAAGGTCTTCTACAATCTTTTCGACAATGCCCTCCGCTATGGGGAAGGGATCTCCAAAATCCGGCTTTCGTGGGCCCAGGCCGGTGAGGATCTCCGGATACTATTCGAAGACAACGGCATTGGCATCGCGAACGGGGAGAAGGAGCGGATCTTTGAGCGCGGGTACGGGAAGAACACCGGCCTTGGTCTCTTCCTGACCCGGGAGATCCTCTCGCTTACCGGAATGACGATCCGGGAGACCGGGGAGTTTCAGAAAGGCGCACGATTTGAAATTCGTGTTCCCTCGGGCAATTTCCGGCTTTTGAAGCCCGTCACCGAATCGCAGGATTACGGGAACCGGCGGCAGGCTCTCATTGAAGAATGA
- a CDS encoding phosphate ABC transporter substrate-binding protein, whose product MKANRSSYLFVTLSLVILLIASMAIAGCTDNGTKTTSATPAATPAATAAAVAPAATPAAVSAPVVAATTAAAAPTASGQKQTITISGSTTVLPIVQKAADQYMAAHPNADIQVSGGGSGVGIQAIGAKTVDIGMTSREVTKDELKKYPDFVVTTVAKDGIAVIVNPANTIPYITLDQVKNIYLGKITKWTEISGAGVPGTNNQIVVVGRDSASGTRTYFDETVLLKATPTSKMLEKNSNGAVTQTVAQTPGAIGYVSIGFVSNDVKAVPVWYNAQKIVAPTLDNVKSKTYPVSRDLYVITNGQPSGLAGDFIKYILSPEGQKIVADEGYVTLTS is encoded by the coding sequence ATGAAAGCAAACCGGAGTTCGTATCTCTTCGTAACCTTAAGCCTGGTCATCCTGCTCATCGCGTCGATGGCAATAGCCGGCTGTACCGACAATGGAACAAAAACCACGTCTGCCACTCCCGCGGCAACCCCTGCAGCAACCGCAGCAGCAGTTGCCCCGGCAGCTACTCCTGCAGCCGTGTCGGCTCCGGTAGTTGCGGCAACCACCGCTGCAGCGGCCCCGACAGCCTCCGGCCAGAAGCAGACCATCACGATCAGCGGCTCGACAACAGTCCTCCCGATCGTCCAGAAAGCCGCCGACCAGTATATGGCAGCCCACCCGAATGCTGACATCCAGGTATCCGGCGGCGGCAGCGGTGTCGGTATCCAGGCAATCGGCGCAAAGACCGTTGATATCGGCATGACCTCCCGCGAAGTGACCAAGGACGAGCTGAAAAAGTATCCCGACTTTGTCGTCACCACGGTTGCAAAGGACGGCATTGCCGTGATTGTCAACCCGGCAAACACCATCCCGTACATCACGCTCGACCAGGTCAAGAACATCTATCTTGGCAAGATCACCAAGTGGACCGAGATCTCCGGTGCCGGTGTGCCCGGCACGAACAACCAGATCGTGGTTGTGGGTCGTGACAGTGCATCCGGGACCAGGACCTACTTTGATGAGACCGTGCTCCTGAAAGCAACCCCGACAAGCAAGATGCTTGAGAAGAACTCCAATGGCGCTGTCACCCAGACCGTTGCCCAGACCCCCGGCGCTATCGGGTACGTCTCGATCGGCTTTGTCTCAAACGATGTCAAGGCAGTCCCCGTCTGGTACAATGCCCAGAAGATCGTTGCACCCACTCTTGACAATGTCAAGTCCAAGACCTACCCGGTCTCCCGTGACCTCTACGTGATCACCAACGGCCAGCCCTCGGGCCTTGCCGGCGACTTCATCAAGTACATCCTCAGCCCAGAAGGCCAGAAGATTGTCGCCGATGAAGGCTACGTCACTCTCACCAGCTGA